The proteins below come from a single Aegilops tauschii subsp. strangulata cultivar AL8/78 chromosome 6, Aet v6.0, whole genome shotgun sequence genomic window:
- the LOC120965943 gene encoding uncharacterized protein isoform X2 encodes MQKNHGRGVRYSLSPFPLSIYRVKNRRQANPMAAAGGAAMYAGIVQNGMEFLLDQVDRFPLIEVTADVERPDPLVLMDVRRSAPPAADSLCAVVVGNLGDCSEQNRLAGKRRFFCLGSRKEESDVSSVAVVGLASDAMSCNVQEGAPEHFQSEPEIVNGMVAATASEEGQTSKFALSANSTAVPTHEEGFGKHDPDAEREVYELDSGEVDDADCSDADGADVGDVHAGDEVCSHRAKRIRVCVTEHLV; translated from the exons ATGCAAAAAAATCATGGCCGGGGGGTGAGGTATTCACTTTCCCCATTTCCCCTTTCCATTTACCGAGTTAAGAACCGGCGACAGGCGAACCccatggcggcggcggggggTGCGGCGATGTATGCCGGAATAGTACAAAACGGCATGGAATTTCTGCTAGACCAAGTCGACAG GTTCCCACTGATAGAGGTCACAGCCGATGTTGAGCGGCCAGATCCTTTGGTGCTGATGGACGTGCGGCGGTCAGCACCGCCTGCAGCCGACTCATTGTGCGCTGTTGTAGTTGGCAACCTGGGCGATTGTTCTGAGCAGAATAGATTAGCCGGCAAGAGGAGATTTTTCTGTCTTGGCTCCAGGAAA GAGGAATCAGATGTTTCATCGGTCGCCGTGGTTGGACTTGCATCAGATGCTATGAGCTGCAACGTCCAAGAAGGCGCACCCGAACATTTTCAGTCAGAG CCGGAGATCGTGAATGGGATGGTAGCCGCGACAGCCAGCGAGGAGGGGCAGACCTCCAAGTTCGCCCTGTCTGCGAACAGCACTGCCGTGCCAACTCATGAAGAAGGATTCGGTAAGCACGATCCAGATGCAGAAAGAGAAGTATACGAGCTGGACTCAGGGGAGGTGGACGACGCTGATTGCTCTGATGCAGACGGGGCTGATGTAGGTGACGTCCATGCAGGGGATGAAGTCTGCAGCCACCGTGCTAAGCGAATTCGTGTGTGTGTTACCGAACACCTCGTCTAG
- the LOC120965943 gene encoding uncharacterized protein isoform X1, which yields MQKNHGRGVRYSLSPFPLSIYRVKNRRQANPMAAAGGAAMYAGIVQNGMEFLLDQVDSRRFPLIEVTADVERPDPLVLMDVRRSAPPAADSLCAVVVGNLGDCSEQNRLAGKRRFFCLGSRKEESDVSSVAVVGLASDAMSCNVQEGAPEHFQSEPEIVNGMVAATASEEGQTSKFALSANSTAVPTHEEGFGKHDPDAEREVYELDSGEVDDADCSDADGADVGDVHAGDEVCSHRAKRIRVCVTEHLV from the exons ATGCAAAAAAATCATGGCCGGGGGGTGAGGTATTCACTTTCCCCATTTCCCCTTTCCATTTACCGAGTTAAGAACCGGCGACAGGCGAACCccatggcggcggcggggggTGCGGCGATGTATGCCGGAATAGTACAAAACGGCATGGAATTTCTGCTAGACCAAGTCGACAG TCGTAGGTTCCCACTGATAGAGGTCACAGCCGATGTTGAGCGGCCAGATCCTTTGGTGCTGATGGACGTGCGGCGGTCAGCACCGCCTGCAGCCGACTCATTGTGCGCTGTTGTAGTTGGCAACCTGGGCGATTGTTCTGAGCAGAATAGATTAGCCGGCAAGAGGAGATTTTTCTGTCTTGGCTCCAGGAAA GAGGAATCAGATGTTTCATCGGTCGCCGTGGTTGGACTTGCATCAGATGCTATGAGCTGCAACGTCCAAGAAGGCGCACCCGAACATTTTCAGTCAGAG CCGGAGATCGTGAATGGGATGGTAGCCGCGACAGCCAGCGAGGAGGGGCAGACCTCCAAGTTCGCCCTGTCTGCGAACAGCACTGCCGTGCCAACTCATGAAGAAGGATTCGGTAAGCACGATCCAGATGCAGAAAGAGAAGTATACGAGCTGGACTCAGGGGAGGTGGACGACGCTGATTGCTCTGATGCAGACGGGGCTGATGTAGGTGACGTCCATGCAGGGGATGAAGTCTGCAGCCACCGTGCTAAGCGAATTCGTGTGTGTGTTACCGAACACCTCGTCTAG